A region of Halictus rubicundus isolate RS-2024b chromosome 17, iyHalRubi1_principal, whole genome shotgun sequence DNA encodes the following proteins:
- the Mttfb1 gene encoding mitochondrial transcription factor B1 has product MVTVLRLPPLPTIRDMVKLYKVSAMKKLSQNFILNEKLTDKMIRKTGSLSDAHVLEIGPGPGGLTRSILRQFPQELIVIEKDRRFTPILEMLADAYGAVNGKMSIIYGDIMTTDLSNLFPESKATAWEDKSPRINLIGNLPFNISTPLIIKWLQAVSERKGPWSFGRTRMTLTFQKEVAERIMAEPSNHQRCRLSVMAQAWTRPVLHFIIPGSAFLPKPEVDVGFVTFVPLVTPRTKHEFKIFEKVTRHIFSFRQKYSIRGAETLFPLECRDELGLMMYKLSDIDPHTRPMQLTVEDIDRLVSAYKYLLEKNPEIGLYEYRASRRIIGSSNTRDVEIEECDLYSTDK; this is encoded by the exons ATGGTAACGGTTCTAAGATTACCACCTCTCCCAACAATTAGGGATATGGTGAAACTGTACAAAGTATCTGCAATGAAGAAACTTtcacagaattttattttaaatgaaaagcTAACAGATAAAATGATAAGAAAGACAGGAAGCCTATCTGATGCTCATGTATTGGAAATTGGTCCAGGTCCTGGTGGATTGACTAGATCAATCTTAAGACAATTTCCACAAGAACTAATTGTTATAGAAAAAGATAGAAGATTTACACCGATATTAGAGATGTTAGCTGATGCTTATGGAGCAGTTAATGGTAAAATGAGTATTATCTATGGGGACATCATGACAACTGACTTATCTAATTTATTCCCCGAGTCCAAAGCGACAGCTTGGGAAGACAAAAGTCCAAGAATTAATTTAATTGGTAACTTACCATTTAATATATCTACACCTTTAATAATTAAATGGTTACAAGCAGTCAGTGAAAGGAAAGGTCCTTGGTCGTTTGGAAGGACTAGAATGACATTAACATTTCAAAAAGAAGTTGCTGAGCGTATAATGGCTGAACCTTCAAATCATCAAAGATGTAGGTTATCGGTAATGGCACAAGCTTGGACGCGTCCAGTGCTACACTTTATTATACCAG GTTCTGCCTTCCTTCCAAAACCAGAAGTTGATGTTGGTTTTGTAACATTTGTACCTCTAGTCACTCCACGGACGAAACATGAGTTTaagatttttgaaaaagtaaCACGACATATTTTTAGTTTTCGTCAAAAATATAGCATACGTGGTGCTGA GACATTATTTCCACTAGAATGTCGGGACGAACTAGGTCTAATGATGTATAAACTCTCGGATATCGATCCTCACACGAGACCTATGCAATTAACAGTGGAGGACATAGACAGACTCGTTAGtgcatataaatatttattagaaaaaaatCCAGAAATCGGCTTATACGAATATCGAGCATCTCGACGAATAATAGGATCTTCCAATACAAGGGATGTAGAAATTGAAGAATGTGATCTTTATTCGACTGATAAATAA
- the LOC143362531 gene encoding protein DPCD, whose product MAAERWLNLIRSAKKTSIIQDGKRKIHFLLDDGREMVEEYHMETNVVVRRAWKEKGNFGQNVGWNVEVGDPEPGQNNIEVCGIQESSNAPFISRRITKTSLEWRIRNLPYPLSVYSVTAEDDGTITVRTSNKKYFKKIIVPDLERIGLKPEQDRISYTHQYNTLIITYKKPPALLDIEKKVLKESLQATISKDAVQCPTS is encoded by the exons ATGGCGGCTGAACGGTGGTTGAATTTAATTCGGAGTGCTAAGAAAACATCAATTATTCAAGATG GGAaaaggaaaattcattttctattAGATGATGGGAGAGAAATGGTTGAAGAGTATCACATGGAAACGAATGTAGTAGTGCGAAGAGCATGGAAAGAAAAAGGTAACTTTGGTCAGAACGTAGGTTGGAATGTAGAAGTTGGAGATCCTGAACCCGGACAGAATAACATTGAAGTCTGTGGTATACAGGAAAGTTCAAATGCT CCATTTATTTCCAGAAGAATAACAAAGACCTCACTTGAGTGGCGTATAAGAAATTTACCATATCCACTGAGCGTATATTCAGTAACTGCAGAAGATGATGGAACAATAACAGTACGCACtagtaataaaaaatactttaaaaaaataatagttCCAGATTTGGAACGCATTGGATTGAAACCAGAGCAGGACAGGATATCTTATACGCATCAGTACAATACATTAATTATTACG TATAAGAAACCACCTGCCCTCTTGGATATAGAAAAAAAAGTATTGAAGGAGAGTTTACAAGCGACTATAAGTAAGGACGCTGTACAGTGTCCAACGAGCTAA
- the LOC143362529 gene encoding zinc finger CCCH domain-containing protein 15 homolog, which produces MPPKKPAAPNKKTEQKKKEKVIEDKTFGIKNKKGAKQQKFIQQVEKQVKSGGVNPRKLDDPNVKKLEKEKKLKEQKELALIFKPVQTQKIDKGTDPKSVVCAFFKQGQCTKGDKCKFSHDLSVERKAEKRSLYCDMRDDDDKETDTMDKWDEDKLKEVVEKKHGGGNRPTTDIICKHFLEAVEKAKYGWFWECPSGQKCIYRHALPPGFVLKKDKKKEDKKDEISLEDLIEKERANLGPNQTKITLETFLAWKKRKLKEKKEQAIKEEERRRNDYKAGRQVGISGREMFYFNPDLAIGDGIDDGDEAISSYVREEDEDDEGKIEYRELDMDRLNDLEASEIDTTGITMASADRLKNNEVTDGESSTVTLGEGAAALAINENLFLEEDLRGLEDELDDIDLEEEEEDEDEE; this is translated from the exons atgccacccaaaAAGCCAGCTGCTCCCAATAAGAAGACGGagcaaaagaaaaaggagaaagtgATCGAG GATAAAACTTTcggtataaaaaataaaaaaggtgCCAAACAACAAAAGTTCATTCAGCAAGTAGAGAAACAGGTAAAATCAGGTGGTGTTAATCCACGGAAATTAGATGATCCTAATGTTAAAAagcttgaaaaagaaaaaaagttgaAGGAACAGAAAGAATTAGCTCTCATATTTAAGCCTGTCCAAACACAAAAAATAGATAAAG GTACTGATCCCAAATCGGTAGTATGCGCATTCTTCAAACAAGGACAATGTACAAAAGGAGACAAGTGCAAATTTTCACACGATTTAAGTGTAGAAAGAAAAGCAGAGAAACGTTCGTTATATTGTGATATGAGAGACGATGATGATAAAGAAACTGATACCATGGATAAGTGGGATGAGGATAAGTTGAAGGAAGTAGTAGAAAAGAAACACGGTGGTGGAAATCGTCCAACTACTGACATT ATCTGTAAACATTTTTTGGAAGCAGTAGAAAAAGCAAAGTATGGATGGTTTTGGGAATGTCCATCAGGACAAAAATGCATCTATAGACATGCGCTACCTCCTGGTTTTGTACTGAAGAAAGATAAGAAAAAGGAGGATAAAAAGGATGAGATTTCTCTAGAGGATTTAATTGAAAAAGAGCGTGCCAATTTGGGGCCAAATCAA ACTAAAATAACACTAGAGACATTTTTGGCATGGAAGAAACGGAAGTTAAAGGAGAAGAAAGAACAGGCTattaaagaagaagaaagaagacgaAATGATTATAAAGCTGGTCGTCAAGTTGGTATATCTGGTAGAGAAATGTTCTACTTCAATCCCGATCTTGCAATCGGGGACG GTATTGACGATGGGGACGAAGCAATATCTAGTTATGTTCGtgaagaagatgaagatgatGAAGGAAAGATTGAATACAGAGAGCTTGATATGGACAGGCTCAATGATTTGGAAGCCAGCGAGATTGACACTACTGGAATAACTATGGCTAGTGCGGatcgattaaaaaataatgaagttacAGACGGTGAAAGTTCTACAG TTACTTTAGGTGAAGGTGCGGCTGCATTAGCAATTAATGAAAACCTATTCCTTGAAGAAGATTTGAGAGGTTTAGAAGATGAATTAGATGACATAGatctagaagaagaagaagaagacgaagacgaagagtga